In Marivirga salinae, a single window of DNA contains:
- a CDS encoding S1C family serine protease, with product MNQYLKTTIAAFFGGIIGALLIYHLTNDEPELKINESAFQTPISNVALENYGETNSKNFNSIPEIDFVEASKNSRESVVYIKTVSEAYGRSSWLNLWLGGSGSMQQVGSGSGVIFKSDGYIITNNHVIDGADEIEVVRKKRTYKASLVGRDPSTDLAVLKIDENNLPTIKLGSSKDLEVGSWVLAVGNPFNLTSTVTAGIVSAKGRELNILKSNFPIESFIQTDAAINPGNSGGALVNPEGELVGINTAILSRTGSYAGYGFAVPIDIAKKIATDIIEFGMVQKAFLGAEVKSLTPELGDNLGVKNLDGVVVSYIRENGAADNVKLQEGDIIREFNGEDISTHAEFEEKLSMLSPGDKLYLTLERKGKMIQKELILTNSENTTELLKRDVYFSKSLGAEFESVSTAEKDLLDINSGVRVVNIKNGFFKRLNIDEGFIITAINSNQVNSPKEVSNILESVKGKVVIQGVNKKGVKGYYSYYF from the coding sequence ATGAATCAATATTTGAAAACTACAATCGCTGCATTTTTCGGAGGGATAATTGGAGCTCTTTTGATTTATCATTTGACCAATGATGAGCCGGAACTAAAAATTAATGAATCAGCTTTTCAAACTCCAATAAGCAATGTAGCACTCGAGAATTATGGAGAGACAAATTCCAAAAATTTCAATTCTATTCCCGAAATTGATTTCGTAGAGGCCTCAAAAAATAGCCGTGAAAGTGTGGTGTATATTAAAACCGTGTCCGAAGCTTATGGCAGAAGTTCATGGCTAAATTTATGGCTTGGCGGAAGCGGTAGTATGCAACAAGTAGGCTCAGGTTCCGGTGTTATTTTCAAATCTGATGGATATATTATAACTAATAATCATGTGATTGATGGTGCGGATGAAATAGAAGTAGTCAGGAAAAAGAGAACCTATAAAGCCAGTTTGGTAGGACGCGACCCATCTACAGATTTGGCAGTATTGAAGATAGATGAAAATAATTTGCCAACAATAAAATTAGGTTCCTCTAAAGATTTAGAAGTAGGTTCTTGGGTGTTGGCAGTAGGAAATCCTTTTAATTTGACTTCCACGGTCACAGCTGGGATTGTAAGTGCTAAAGGCAGAGAGCTCAATATTTTAAAGAGCAATTTCCCTATTGAATCTTTTATTCAAACGGATGCCGCTATTAATCCTGGAAACAGTGGAGGAGCTTTGGTAAATCCTGAAGGAGAGTTAGTGGGAATCAATACGGCTATATTATCTAGAACAGGCTCCTATGCAGGATATGGCTTTGCAGTTCCTATTGATATAGCTAAAAAAATTGCCACAGATATAATTGAATTTGGCATGGTTCAAAAAGCTTTTCTAGGTGCTGAGGTGAAATCTTTAACTCCTGAATTGGGTGATAACCTAGGGGTGAAAAATCTGGATGGAGTAGTAGTGAGCTATATTCGTGAAAATGGAGCTGCTGATAATGTGAAATTGCAAGAGGGAGATATTATTCGCGAATTTAATGGGGAAGACATAAGTACTCATGCAGAATTTGAAGAGAAGTTGAGTATGCTCTCACCTGGCGATAAATTGTATCTCACTTTAGAGAGAAAAGGAAAAATGATTCAAAAAGAGTTGATTTTGACCAATAGTGAAAACACAACTGAACTACTCAAGAGAGATGTATATTTTTCAAAATCATTAGGAGCAGAATTTGAATCGGTATCTACAGCAGAAAAAGATTTACTAGATATCAATAGTGGAGTAAGAGTAGTAAATATTAAAAATGGTTTTTTCAAAAGACTTAATATCGATGAGGGCTTCATCATTACAGCTATTAATAGCAATCAAGTAAATAGTCCAAAAGAAGTATCAAATATTTTAGAATCTGTGAAAGGAAAAGTGGTGATTCAAGGAGTAAATAAAAAAGGAGTGAAAGGTTATTACTCTTATTATTTTTAA
- the rpsT gene encoding 30S ribosomal protein S20, translating into MANHKSALKRIRSSAAKRLRNKYQAKTTRTYIRRLRATEDKAQAEDLLKTVTSMLDRLAKKNIIHKKKADNNKSKLAKHVAKLA; encoded by the coding sequence ATGGCAAATCACAAGTCAGCATTAAAAAGAATTCGCTCAAGTGCGGCAAAACGTTTGAGAAACAAATATCAAGCTAAAACTACGAGAACATATATTCGTAGATTGAGGGCTACAGAAGACAAGGCGCAAGCTGAAGATCTATTGAAAACTGTAACTTCAATGTTGGACAGATTGGCGAAAAAGAATATTATCCACAAGAAAAAAGCGGATAATAACAAATCTAAATTAGCAAAGCACGTAGCTAAATTAGCTTAA
- a CDS encoding 2OG-Fe(II) oxygenase: MSSAEKLNLAIDQLSDTGYFIWDDFVTNEEVKKLVSIANQSNQSGDFKKAGIGKQALFQLDKSIRGDYIQWLDRSNQNQIVLQILDKMESLKNTLNETCYLGLKDFETHFAIYPENTFYKKHVDRFQQNAHRVISFVLYLNENWQEGNGGELAIYLENQTEIVQPLAGRLLLFRSELEHEVLMSYKKRYSVTGWMLDKDMSLTFLP; the protein is encoded by the coding sequence ATGAGTAGTGCAGAAAAACTAAACCTTGCTATCGATCAATTAAGCGATACAGGTTATTTTATTTGGGATGATTTTGTCACCAATGAAGAGGTCAAAAAATTAGTTTCAATAGCCAATCAGAGCAATCAGTCTGGCGATTTTAAAAAGGCGGGAATTGGAAAGCAGGCATTGTTCCAATTGGACAAAAGTATTAGGGGAGATTACATTCAATGGTTAGATAGAAGTAATCAAAATCAGATTGTACTCCAGATTCTGGATAAAATGGAGAGTCTTAAAAATACTTTGAATGAAACATGCTACTTAGGTCTGAAAGACTTTGAAACTCACTTTGCCATCTACCCTGAAAATACTTTTTATAAAAAGCATGTAGATAGATTTCAGCAGAATGCCCATCGAGTAATTTCCTTTGTGCTGTATCTCAATGAAAATTGGCAAGAAGGAAATGGTGGAGAGTTAGCAATTTATTTAGAAAATCAAACGGAAATTGTACAACCTCTGGCTGGTCGATTATTGTTGTTCAGAAGTGAACTCGAACATGAAGTTTTAATGTCTTATAAGAAACGCTATAGCGTAACTGGCTGGATGTTAGATAAAGACATGAGTTTGACTTTTCTCCCTTAA
- a CDS encoding PAS domain S-box protein: MKLEEKDWTIPLIYLLAGIVWIGLSDELLFFLADKFNLQQELITTLSQWKGFFYVAITTLLLYYLIKRKTNSIEFVKNDFRRLFHDNPNPMYIFEINSQNILLANKAACSQYGYSLNELSHLNLNDLRPDSEANKLQLHLKQLQEEFVDSGEWLHQDKFGNYFYVNIYSHSTLYKGKECRIVNAINVNKKILAELERENFEKALNKAALVSITNINGNIEEVNSEFCRISGYSKNELIGHPIEMLESEYHSLKLWNDMWQKIKAGEIWRADIKNKNKNGEYYWTDMVVSPVRNHHGNIYKFMSISYDITEKKNLEINQQQLLDDFTDYAFQTSHELRGPLTSMMGLTSLFEKYEDPAYLVEKLKATAEQMDVVIRKMNDSLSRTALNLILEKRNN, translated from the coding sequence ATGAAACTTGAAGAAAAAGACTGGACAATCCCCCTTATTTATCTTTTAGCGGGAATAGTATGGATTGGCTTAAGCGATGAGTTGCTTTTCTTTTTAGCTGACAAATTTAACTTACAACAAGAGTTAATTACTACCTTAAGCCAATGGAAAGGATTTTTCTACGTAGCCATCACAACTCTACTTTTATATTATTTAATTAAAAGAAAAACCAATTCCATTGAATTTGTAAAGAACGATTTCAGAAGACTATTTCATGACAACCCAAACCCCATGTATATTTTTGAAATTAATTCACAAAATATTTTACTTGCTAATAAGGCTGCTTGCAGTCAATATGGTTATTCTTTAAATGAATTAAGCCATTTAAATCTAAATGACTTAAGACCTGACTCAGAAGCGAATAAACTACAATTACATCTGAAACAGCTACAAGAAGAATTTGTAGATAGCGGAGAATGGCTACATCAAGATAAATTCGGGAATTATTTTTATGTCAACATTTATTCCCATAGTACATTATATAAAGGGAAAGAATGTAGGATAGTAAACGCCATAAATGTAAATAAAAAGATACTTGCAGAACTAGAACGTGAAAACTTTGAAAAAGCATTGAATAAAGCAGCCTTAGTTTCCATCACAAACATTAATGGAAATATAGAAGAAGTTAACAGCGAATTTTGCAGGATTAGCGGATACAGTAAAAATGAGCTTATAGGCCACCCAATTGAAATGTTAGAGTCCGAATATCATAGCCTTAAATTATGGAATGATATGTGGCAGAAGATTAAGGCTGGTGAAATATGGAGAGCGGACATAAAGAATAAAAACAAAAATGGTGAATATTATTGGACGGACATGGTAGTAAGCCCAGTGAGAAATCACCATGGCAACATTTATAAATTCATGTCAATCAGTTATGATATAACCGAAAAGAAAAATTTAGAAATTAATCAACAACAGTTATTAGATGATTTTACTGACTATGCTTTTCAAACATCCCATGAGCTGAGAGGTCCATTAACAAGCATGATGGGATTAACCAGCTTATTTGAAAAATATGAAGACCCAGCTTACCTTGTTGAAAAATTAAAAGCAACAGCGGAACAAATGGATGTTGTTATCAGGAAAATGAATGATAGCTTAAGCAGAACGGCCTTAAACCTAATTCTAGAAAAAAGAAACAATTAA
- a CDS encoding aminotransferase class I/II-fold pyridoxal phosphate-dependent enzyme: protein MSFKPTIPSRKHYHLFEEEQIDHMYFDISPAGEIDANKYSLYNFTGDPKLEYAEWESRMDMMNSWFSDMKSNERFLYERESINGSKVVSKIIDPVTKEVREMLNFASNDYLNLTQDPRILEKMTAIAPYYGAGAGGVPLLSGSMNIIKELQEKIAEMKGMEQAIVYSSGYGANIGTISGLLGHRDVAIYDMFAHASLIDGSRGSNKKFFSHNDPASLEKVLKNTQNKYINKLVVVDGVYSMDGDICNLPEILDIAHYYGAWVLVDEAHATGVIGKTGKGTLEHFGLEGKVDIITGTLSKAVGSVGGYVAASSRLINYLKYTSRSYMFSTSPFIGSVVSSLEALNLISKQEAGMDKLWDNIRYVKDRLMKAGFNIGNAETAIFPIIIGDDNKVKEMTYRLHLKNIFVNPVPYPAVPRKLTRVRMTVTAGFSIEQLDYTLNQIEEIGKELNII, encoded by the coding sequence ATGTCATTTAAACCCACTATTCCTTCAAGGAAGCATTATCATCTTTTTGAAGAAGAACAAATTGACCATATGTATTTTGATATTTCTCCAGCTGGGGAAATAGATGCCAATAAATATTCGCTATATAATTTCACCGGTGACCCAAAACTGGAATATGCCGAATGGGAAAGCAGAATGGATATGATGAATAGTTGGTTTTCGGATATGAAAAGCAATGAAAGGTTTTTATATGAACGAGAATCAATTAATGGTTCTAAAGTTGTATCCAAAATTATAGATCCTGTTACTAAAGAAGTGAGAGAAATGCTCAATTTCGCTTCTAACGATTATTTAAATCTTACTCAAGATCCAAGGATTTTAGAAAAAATGACTGCTATTGCACCTTATTATGGTGCGGGTGCTGGCGGTGTGCCTCTTTTAAGTGGTTCAATGAATATTATCAAGGAGCTGCAAGAAAAGATAGCTGAAATGAAGGGAATGGAACAAGCTATTGTTTACAGCTCAGGCTATGGAGCTAATATTGGCACCATTTCAGGTTTGCTGGGGCATAGAGATGTGGCTATATATGATATGTTTGCTCATGCTAGTCTGATAGATGGAAGCAGAGGTTCCAATAAAAAATTCTTCTCTCATAATGATCCTGCTTCTTTGGAAAAGGTTTTGAAGAATACTCAAAATAAGTATATCAATAAATTGGTGGTGGTAGATGGAGTTTATTCCATGGATGGAGATATATGTAATCTTCCGGAGATCTTAGATATCGCACACTATTATGGAGCTTGGGTTTTGGTGGATGAAGCTCATGCAACAGGCGTTATTGGAAAAACAGGAAAGGGCACTTTAGAGCATTTTGGTCTGGAAGGTAAGGTTGACATTATTACAGGAACTTTGAGTAAAGCAGTAGGTTCTGTGGGTGGATATGTAGCTGCATCTAGTCGTTTGATTAATTATTTGAAATATACCAGCCGATCCTATATGTTTTCAACCTCTCCTTTTATAGGTTCTGTTGTGTCTTCATTAGAGGCTTTAAATCTGATTTCAAAGCAGGAAGCAGGAATGGACAAGCTTTGGGATAATATCAGATATGTAAAAGATAGATTAATGAAAGCAGGATTTAATATTGGGAATGCTGAAACCGCTATTTTTCCTATTATTATCGGAGACGATAATAAGGTAAAGGAAATGACTTATCGTTTGCATCTAAAGAATATTTTTGTGAATCCTGTGCCTTATCCCGCAGTCCCAAGAAAACTTACGCGAGTAAGAATGACGGTTACGGCAGGTTTTTCTATTGAGCAATTAGATTATACTTTAAATCAAATTGAAGAAATCGGTAAAGAATTAAATATCATATAA
- the radC gene encoding RadC family protein, producing MDNEQYSTVTSIKSWAEADRPREKLLTHGRTVLSDAELIAILIGSGTQALSAIDVGKNILSAVNNDLNHLAKFSVKELMKFRGIGQAKAISIIAALELGRRRKESAVQEKPKIISSQDAYELLKAVMLDLNHEEFWVIMLNRANRVIRMKRVSSGGISGTVADVKVIFKEAIDQMASALILAHNHPSGNRNPSDQDIRLTRKMKESGQLLDIPVLDHIIFTEDKYYSFADEAML from the coding sequence ATGGACAACGAACAATATTCAACTGTTACAAGTATTAAAAGCTGGGCTGAAGCCGATAGACCAAGGGAAAAGTTATTGACTCATGGACGGACTGTTTTATCAGATGCTGAATTAATCGCAATTTTAATTGGTTCCGGAACTCAAGCTTTATCGGCTATTGATGTGGGAAAGAATATTTTATCTGCAGTCAATAATGATTTAAATCACCTGGCAAAATTCTCTGTTAAAGAGTTAATGAAGTTTAGAGGGATTGGGCAGGCAAAGGCTATTTCAATCATTGCAGCACTTGAATTAGGTAGAAGAAGGAAGGAATCAGCTGTTCAAGAGAAACCCAAAATTATTTCTTCTCAAGATGCATATGAGCTTTTAAAAGCTGTAATGTTAGATTTAAATCATGAGGAGTTTTGGGTGATTATGCTGAACCGTGCAAATCGAGTAATTCGGATGAAGCGGGTAAGCAGTGGCGGAATTTCTGGTACCGTTGCTGATGTAAAAGTTATTTTTAAGGAGGCAATCGATCAAATGGCTTCAGCTTTAATTTTAGCGCATAACCATCCTTCTGGAAATCGAAACCCAAGCGATCAAGATATTCGTTTAACCAGAAAAATGAAAGAAAGTGGTCAGTTATTGGATATTCCAGTGTTGGATCATATTATTTTTACAGAAGATAAATATTATAGCTTTGCAGATGAAGCAATGCTTTAA
- a CDS encoding 2TM domain-containing protein → MERKDQDLWELAEARVGFKRHLTSYIIVNIAVWSLWYFIGNMGVNYVDLFFPWPIWMTFGWGIGIVFHFLGVYVNNSYNAVDREYEKLKKKNNM, encoded by the coding sequence CTGGAAAGAAAAGATCAAGATTTATGGGAACTAGCTGAAGCTAGAGTAGGATTTAAAAGACACTTAACTTCATACATTATAGTAAATATTGCTGTATGGTCTTTGTGGTATTTTATTGGAAATATGGGAGTGAATTATGTGGATTTATTTTTCCCATGGCCTATTTGGATGACATTTGGTTGGGGAATAGGGATTGTTTTTCATTTCCTTGGAGTATATGTTAATAACTCATACAATGCTGTGGATCGCGAATATGAAAAACTAAAAAAGAAAAATAATATGTAA
- a CDS encoding acyl-CoA thioesterase, protein MPKQAKNPKDTYTIMTELVLPNDTNPLNNLMGGRLMHWMDIVSAIAAQKHCNRIVVTASVDNISFQHPIALGDVVTLEAKVTRAFSSSVEVHIVVKGENIPSGKKYPSNSAFFTFVAVDQSGRPIDVPELIPETEEEQELFDGALRRRQLRLVLGKRMKPEEATELKSIFKLDE, encoded by the coding sequence ATGCCAAAACAAGCGAAAAATCCAAAGGATACTTATACCATCATGACCGAATTGGTATTGCCAAATGATACCAATCCATTGAATAATTTAATGGGAGGTAGACTGATGCACTGGATGGATATCGTTTCTGCCATTGCTGCACAAAAGCACTGTAATAGAATTGTAGTTACGGCTTCCGTAGATAATATCTCATTTCAGCACCCCATTGCATTAGGAGATGTAGTGACTTTGGAAGCTAAAGTAACAAGGGCTTTTAGTTCTTCAGTTGAGGTTCATATTGTTGTAAAAGGAGAAAATATTCCTTCAGGAAAAAAATACCCCTCTAATTCCGCTTTCTTTACGTTCGTGGCAGTGGATCAATCAGGTAGACCTATTGATGTTCCAGAATTAATTCCAGAAACAGAAGAGGAACAAGAATTATTTGATGGAGCTTTACGTAGAAGACAGTTACGTTTAGTGTTAGGGAAAAGAATGAAGCCTGAAGAGGCCACCGAATTAAAATCTATTTTTAAATTGGATGAATAA
- a CDS encoding TonB-dependent receptor has translation MQTLKNMKTILTLLTLTLFLTSFAQAQNGLIKGVLTDNQDAPLPYSNVAVYQSSDSSLLTGSITDAEGQFYINVKYGDYYLKISAVGFETYLSKSITVNANNPTIDLSEIKLEEDVQVMDAVEVKAMRPQVIVEADKMVVSVEGTAMAAGATAYEVLEKSPGIFVDQDGNIQLNGKSGVQVMIDGRRSYLSAADLQNMLQGMSADNIKTIEIINNPSAKYDAEGNAGIINITLKKNNIQGVNGSVNAGYRYNEMQNYNTGLQLNHKKGDWNSFINADLSQRGRIRDAGFYREITQNNGVTTIFDQTGKEYVNRVIPSLRLGTDYDINDMQSVGVMFNIYGQDVYHDFNIDTELEQGANEFMINSDNQIDYRFLNTQGNLHYVHKLDTNGTKITADLNYVKLFNDGGSSFTNSYFQEGNSEPYSVERLENENPFAYDIYSAQVDFEGKLFDEIKVESGLKASHVVSDNELNFYEIEDNQRTLDPERTNHFIYTEQIFAGYTSFAGKIGEKLSYKAGLRAEQTYSEGESLTLNTVNERNYFNLFPSFFLQHNISEGYQVNYNYSRRIDRPNYSNLNPFVMYLDPYTWAQGNPYLKPQLTHSMSVTQTILGQYNLVLNYGLTSDFIAEVPTQNPEDGTTVFIQDNIDDQVNYSATAVIPVQPFKWWSINGNLSVFHQEFTTYLNGNQVENNATSAFARAGNTFMLPNDFKLELNADYRSNTVWGLYAIGAQWGVDFAVKKSFMNKKLDASLNITDIFRSRRFEGSSNFNGNINEISQYFGQQSVGFSLRYRFSKGEEFKARQRNTNLEELNRAGG, from the coding sequence ATGCAAACGCTTAAGAACATGAAAACTATTTTAACTCTACTAACTCTAACACTTTTTTTAACATCTTTTGCGCAAGCGCAAAACGGTTTAATCAAAGGTGTATTGACAGACAATCAAGATGCGCCACTACCTTATAGTAATGTGGCGGTTTACCAATCTTCGGATTCAAGTTTATTAACGGGTAGCATCACCGATGCTGAAGGTCAATTCTATATCAATGTGAAATATGGCGATTATTATTTAAAGATTTCCGCTGTTGGTTTTGAAACTTACCTTTCTAAAAGTATAACTGTAAATGCCAATAATCCAACAATTGATTTATCTGAAATCAAGTTGGAAGAAGATGTACAGGTGATGGATGCTGTGGAAGTAAAAGCCATGCGACCACAAGTGATAGTGGAGGCTGATAAGATGGTTGTGTCTGTTGAAGGAACGGCAATGGCGGCTGGAGCTACTGCTTATGAAGTCTTAGAGAAATCCCCAGGGATTTTTGTCGATCAGGATGGAAATATTCAGCTCAATGGAAAATCTGGTGTGCAGGTTATGATTGATGGGCGCAGATCTTATTTATCCGCTGCTGATCTGCAAAATATGTTGCAAGGAATGTCAGCTGATAATATCAAAACCATAGAAATCATCAATAATCCATCCGCTAAATATGATGCTGAGGGAAATGCAGGTATCATCAATATTACCTTGAAGAAAAATAATATTCAGGGTGTAAATGGAAGTGTGAATGCAGGTTATCGATATAATGAAATGCAAAATTATAATACAGGCTTGCAATTAAACCATAAAAAAGGGGACTGGAATTCTTTCATAAACGCAGATTTATCTCAAAGAGGAAGAATAAGAGATGCTGGTTTTTATAGAGAAATTACTCAAAATAACGGAGTCACCACTATTTTTGATCAGACTGGTAAAGAATATGTAAACAGAGTAATTCCTTCTTTAAGACTAGGTACTGATTATGATATAAATGATATGCAATCAGTAGGCGTAATGTTCAATATATATGGTCAAGATGTTTACCACGATTTTAATATCGATACTGAATTGGAACAAGGGGCTAATGAATTTATGATTAATTCAGATAATCAGATTGATTACAGATTCTTAAATACTCAAGGTAATTTGCATTATGTTCATAAGTTGGATACTAATGGCACAAAAATAACTGCTGATTTAAATTATGTGAAATTATTTAATGATGGTGGGTCATCCTTCACTAATAGTTATTTCCAGGAAGGAAACTCTGAGCCTTATTCAGTGGAGAGATTGGAAAATGAAAATCCTTTTGCCTATGATATTTACTCAGCCCAAGTAGATTTTGAAGGAAAATTATTTGATGAAATTAAAGTGGAATCAGGTTTGAAAGCTAGTCATGTGGTTTCTGATAATGAATTGAATTTTTATGAAATTGAGGATAATCAACGGACTTTAGACCCAGAAAGAACAAACCACTTTATTTATACAGAACAGATTTTTGCAGGCTATACAAGTTTTGCTGGCAAGATAGGAGAGAAGTTATCTTATAAAGCTGGATTAAGAGCAGAGCAAACTTATTCAGAAGGAGAATCTTTAACTTTAAATACAGTAAACGAAAGAAATTATTTTAATCTATTTCCAAGTTTCTTCTTACAGCATAATATTTCAGAAGGCTATCAGGTTAATTATAATTATAGCAGAAGAATTGACAGACCGAATTACAGTAATTTGAATCCTTTTGTGATGTATTTGGATCCCTATACTTGGGCTCAAGGCAATCCTTACTTGAAACCACAGTTAACACATTCAATGTCGGTTACTCAAACCATATTAGGGCAATATAATTTAGTGTTGAACTACGGCTTAACTAGTGATTTCATTGCGGAGGTTCCTACACAAAATCCTGAGGACGGCACTACTGTTTTTATACAGGATAATATTGATGATCAGGTAAATTATAGTGCTACTGCTGTAATTCCGGTTCAGCCATTTAAATGGTGGTCGATCAATGGTAATCTATCTGTTTTTCATCAGGAATTCACTACCTATTTAAATGGAAATCAGGTGGAAAACAATGCGACTTCAGCTTTTGCAAGAGCGGGAAATACTTTCATGCTACCAAATGACTTTAAGCTAGAATTGAATGCTGACTATAGATCAAATACAGTTTGGGGATTATATGCGATTGGTGCTCAATGGGGAGTTGATTTTGCAGTAAAGAAAAGCTTCATGAATAAAAAATTAGATGCTTCATTAAATATCACCGATATTTTTAGAAGTAGAAGATTTGAAGGAAGTTCTAATTTCAACGGTAACATCAATGAAATCAGTCAGTATTTCGGACAGCAAAGTGTAGGCTTTTCTTTAAGATATAGATTCAGCAAAGGAGAAGAATTTAAAGCTCGTCAACGCAATACCAACTTAGAAGAGTTAAATAGAGCAGGAGGATAA
- a CDS encoding zinc dependent phospholipase C family protein → MKSISRVIIALVFLSFLFSFDFIRKPNWGFFAHQKINRLAVFRLPPEMISFYKHHIQYVTENAVNPDRRRYAVDYEAPRHYIDLDVYGDSAVYKMPRYWNDAIEKYTEDTLQAYGIVPWHVHFVTYQLTEAFKENNAEDILRYSADLGHYIADANVPLHTTENYNGQLTGQYGIHGFWESRLPELYSEDYNFFIGKAEYVDNTQIAIWDAVKEAHFALDSVFGFEKTLTKEMSADSKYSSELRGSVNTKVYSRNFSKAYHKMLSGQVERRMRNSVKMVGDYWYTAWVNAGQPNLDLLIEERAIFSEEEYIPQSSNEKLRQHESGVQD, encoded by the coding sequence ATGAAAAGTATTTCCCGTGTTATTATCGCTTTAGTTTTTTTATCCTTTTTATTTTCTTTCGACTTCATTAGAAAACCAAATTGGGGTTTCTTTGCTCACCAAAAAATCAATCGGCTGGCTGTTTTTAGGCTTCCTCCTGAAATGATTTCATTCTACAAGCACCATATTCAATATGTTACAGAAAATGCGGTTAACCCTGACCGAAGACGATATGCTGTGGATTACGAAGCTCCTAGGCATTATATCGATTTGGACGTTTATGGAGATAGTGCTGTTTACAAAATGCCACGCTATTGGAATGATGCAATTGAGAAATATACAGAAGACACTTTACAGGCTTATGGAATTGTGCCTTGGCATGTGCATTTCGTAACCTACCAATTAACCGAAGCATTTAAAGAAAATAATGCGGAAGATATTTTAAGATATTCTGCTGATTTGGGTCACTACATAGCTGATGCTAATGTTCCACTACACACCACAGAAAATTACAACGGACAATTAACCGGGCAATATGGAATTCATGGTTTTTGGGAATCACGTTTACCTGAACTTTATTCTGAAGATTATAACTTTTTTATTGGGAAGGCAGAATATGTAGACAATACGCAGATAGCTATTTGGGATGCGGTAAAGGAAGCGCATTTTGCACTGGATTCCGTTTTTGGTTTTGAGAAAACACTAACCAAAGAAATGTCAGCTGACAGTAAATACAGTTCTGAATTGAGAGGAAGTGTTAATACGAAGGTCTATTCAAGGAACTTCTCCAAGGCTTATCATAAAATGCTTAGCGGACAAGTAGAAAGAAGGATGCGCAATTCTGTTAAAATGGTGGGCGATTATTGGTATACCGCATGGGTAAATGCAGGCCAGCCTAATTTAGATCTTTTGATTGAAGAACGGGCAATTTTTAGTGAGGAAGAATATATACCTCAATCTTCGAATGAAAAATTAAGACAGCATGAGAGCGGAGTACAAGATTAA
- a CDS encoding winged helix-turn-helix domain-containing protein produces MFDPLDPLLHSQLRLAVMSLLMNVEEADFNFIKEKTKSTSGNLSVQVNKLKDAEYIQVDKTFKDNYPHTTCKITDKGIDAFESYLNALRSYIKPTD; encoded by the coding sequence ATGTTTGATCCATTAGATCCATTATTACATTCGCAGTTAAGATTGGCCGTCATGAGCTTATTAATGAATGTTGAGGAGGCGGACTTTAATTTTATAAAAGAAAAAACCAAATCAACTTCTGGCAACTTAAGTGTTCAGGTAAATAAATTGAAAGATGCCGAATATATCCAAGTAGATAAAACCTTTAAAGATAATTATCCTCATACTACTTGTAAAATAACGGATAAAGGTATTGATGCATTCGAATCTTACCTCAATGCATTAAGATCGTACATCAAACCAACTGATTAA